From a region of the Deinococcus multiflagellatus genome:
- a CDS encoding menaquinone biosynthesis decarboxylase — translation MAFPDLQSFLRLLEARGELVRVRTPVSRDLEITEIADRLVKTGGPAVLFEQVIGSDFPLVIGLMGTRERTALALGVSDLDDLAARVRHLIDLKGAKGLGGLLGQLPKLRDAMNLPPRRVKTGPAQEVIWRGDEVDLSRLPILKCWPQDGGPFVTLPLVITKDPETGERNMGMYRMQVMGKNVTGMHWQRHKTGTKHLEKAKALGQRLEVAVAIGGDPALIYAATAPLPPIPGLDEFALAGYLRGQRYPVMKGVTVDLEVPANAEFILEGYVDPQEPWVMEGPFGDHTGFYTLPDLYPQFHVTAVTMRRQPIYPATIVGRPPMEDAYLIEASERLFLPAAQLILPEVVDYHMPPAGVAHNLVVVSIKKTYPGQAYKVANGLFGLGQMMFAKVIVVVDEDVKVNDFAAVWREVAQKAVPGRDTLPTRGPADVLDHSSRGWGYGGKLIIDATTKRPEEVGGAVSSRDEQAGDVTPEAFVPRVAAALPTFEGVLAQTQTEDGYWTVALNKTRPGQAQALAQAFAAHPAAAGMRHLLIVDEETEVHDPQDVWWTILNNIDPERDVWPEGGLLVWDGARKLPEEGFVREWPPKIVMDEAVVRRVDALWHLYGLPPLKG, via the coding sequence ATGGCCTTTCCCGACCTTCAGAGCTTCCTCCGCTTGCTCGAAGCGCGCGGCGAACTCGTGCGCGTCCGCACCCCGGTCAGCCGGGATCTGGAAATCACCGAAATCGCTGACCGGCTGGTAAAAACTGGCGGGCCGGCCGTGCTGTTCGAGCAGGTCATTGGCAGCGACTTTCCGCTGGTGATCGGCCTGATGGGCACCCGCGAGCGCACGGCCCTGGCCCTGGGGGTCTCCGACCTGGATGATCTGGCCGCGCGCGTGCGCCACCTGATTGACCTGAAGGGCGCCAAGGGCCTGGGCGGGCTGCTGGGGCAACTCCCCAAACTGCGCGACGCCATGAACCTGCCGCCGCGCCGCGTGAAAACGGGCCCTGCCCAGGAGGTGATCTGGCGCGGCGATGAGGTGGACCTCTCCAGGCTGCCCATCCTCAAGTGCTGGCCGCAGGACGGCGGGCCCTTCGTGACCCTGCCGCTGGTGATCACCAAGGACCCCGAAACCGGCGAGCGCAACATGGGCATGTACCGCATGCAGGTGATGGGCAAGAACGTGACTGGCATGCACTGGCAGCGCCACAAAACCGGCACGAAGCACTTGGAGAAGGCCAAGGCCCTGGGCCAGCGCCTGGAGGTGGCGGTGGCCATCGGCGGCGACCCGGCCCTGATCTACGCGGCCACCGCGCCGCTACCGCCCATTCCCGGGCTGGACGAGTTTGCCCTGGCCGGCTACCTGCGCGGCCAGCGCTACCCCGTCATGAAGGGCGTGACGGTGGACCTCGAGGTGCCCGCCAACGCCGAATTCATTCTCGAAGGCTACGTGGACCCCCAGGAGCCCTGGGTCATGGAGGGGCCCTTTGGAGACCACACCGGCTTTTACACCCTGCCGGACCTGTACCCGCAGTTTCACGTCACGGCCGTGACCATGCGCCGCCAGCCCATCTACCCGGCCACCATCGTGGGCCGCCCGCCCATGGAGGACGCCTACCTGATCGAAGCCTCCGAACGGCTCTTTCTGCCCGCCGCGCAGCTCATCTTGCCCGAGGTCGTGGATTACCACATGCCGCCCGCCGGGGTGGCGCACAACCTCGTGGTGGTCAGTATCAAGAAGACTTATCCCGGGCAGGCCTATAAGGTCGCCAACGGGCTGTTCGGCCTGGGCCAGATGATGTTCGCCAAGGTGATCGTGGTGGTGGACGAGGACGTGAAGGTCAACGACTTCGCCGCCGTGTGGCGCGAGGTGGCCCAGAAGGCGGTGCCGGGGCGCGACACCCTGCCCACGCGCGGCCCTGCAGATGTGCTGGACCATTCCAGTCGGGGGTGGGGCTACGGCGGCAAGCTGATCATTGACGCCACCACCAAGCGCCCCGAAGAGGTGGGCGGCGCCGTGTCCTCGCGTGACGAGCAGGCGGGGGACGTGACGCCAGAAGCGTTTGTGCCCCGGGTGGCGGCTGCGCTGCCCACCTTTGAGGGCGTGCTGGCCCAGACCCAGACAGAGGACGGCTACTGGACGGTGGCCCTGAACAAGACCCGCCCCGGGCAGGCGCAGGCGCTCGCCCAGGCGTTCGCCGCCCACCCCGCCGCCGCCGGCATGCGCCACCTGCTGATCGTCGACGAGGAAACCGAGGTTCATGACCCCCAGGATGTCTGGTGGACCATCCTGAACAACATTGACCCGGAGCGTGATGTCTGGCCCGAAGGCGGCCTGCTGGTCTGGGACGGCGCCCGCAAGCTGCCCGAAGAAGGCTTCGTGCGCGAGTGGCCCCCCAAGATCGTGATGGACGAGGCGGTGGTCCGGCGGGTGGACGCCCTGTGGCATCTGTATGGTTTGCCACCGCTCAAAGGGTAG
- a CDS encoding DUF4153 domain-containing protein yields MTPDESPADAPGPASPPGPSPLAPADWSAAPPATPRPDRAATPLLAALGLGLAAHLLTWRAGALGLNAALWLTLFLAAGVWGTLRRAQPLSRAGVTLLGVAALFGVTLAVWDAPPELSLLNALALLSALTLGAAFLRFPELGQAAPGRVLGALFTGGLRFMYGPFALLERFPWARVRPAAEQGRQAGRLGVGVALALPLLLIFGALLSSADAGFAHALGHLWLPSQQLDEVFTSGLTLALWCGFAGALTYPALMALRPSLFPRAGDPGRLGLIEVGVPLGTLALLFVTFAALQLPTLLVGALPSGQTYASYIRRGYGELMTVAFLTLSVLLAAHSLLAPGLRRSLPYRALNAAVLLPLLVILAGAAQRWGLYTQAYGLSTIRVLGAAFLVWVTLTLGWLALCLWQGRAGRFAFPALLLGFGLLLGTTALNPGALIATHNLHRQTAAVTNDLRRTPQQANAWDLLNLGAGAVPAIVANLDVLAPGCGPAANCVTPQTIIDDLHDRYDAPRDPRAWNLAYARAHALVQGLPPRSPFSR; encoded by the coding sequence ATGACCCCAGACGAGAGCCCCGCCGATGCGCCCGGCCCCGCTTCGCCCCCTGGTCCGTCTCCGCTGGCCCCAGCCGACTGGAGCGCCGCGCCCCCGGCCACGCCCCGGCCTGACCGGGCCGCCACCCCGCTGCTGGCCGCGCTGGGCCTGGGGCTGGCCGCCCACCTGCTGACCTGGCGCGCGGGCGCGCTGGGCCTGAACGCCGCCCTGTGGCTGACCCTGTTTCTGGCCGCAGGCGTGTGGGGCACGCTGCGCCGGGCCCAGCCCCTGAGCCGCGCCGGGGTGACCCTGCTGGGTGTGGCGGCGCTGTTCGGCGTCACGCTGGCGGTGTGGGACGCGCCCCCGGAACTGAGCCTCCTGAACGCGCTGGCCCTGCTGAGCGCCCTGACGCTGGGCGCGGCCTTCCTGCGCTTTCCCGAACTGGGGCAGGCCGCACCGGGGCGGGTGCTGGGCGCGCTGTTCACGGGGGGGCTGCGCTTTATGTACGGCCCCTTTGCGCTGCTGGAACGCTTTCCCTGGGCCCGCGTGCGCCCGGCGGCGGAGCAGGGCCGTCAGGCGGGCCGCCTGGGGGTGGGCGTGGCCCTGGCGCTGCCGCTCCTGCTGATCTTTGGCGCCCTGCTGAGCAGCGCCGACGCCGGCTTTGCCCACGCGCTGGGGCACCTGTGGCTGCCCAGCCAGCAGCTGGACGAGGTGTTCACTTCGGGCCTGACCCTGGCCCTGTGGTGCGGCTTTGCAGGCGCCCTGACCTACCCGGCCCTGATGGCCCTGCGCCCCAGCCTGTTTCCCCGGGCGGGTGACCCGGGCCGCCTGGGCCTGATTGAGGTGGGGGTGCCGCTGGGGACCCTGGCGCTGCTGTTCGTTACTTTTGCGGCCCTGCAACTGCCCACGCTGCTGGTGGGCGCGCTGCCAAGCGGCCAGACCTATGCCAGTTACATTCGCCGGGGCTACGGGGAACTGATGACGGTGGCCTTCCTGACCCTGAGCGTGCTGCTGGCGGCGCACAGCCTGCTGGCCCCGGGCCTGCGCCGCAGCCTGCCCTACCGGGCGCTGAACGCGGCGGTGCTGCTGCCGCTGCTGGTGATTCTGGCGGGCGCCGCGCAGCGCTGGGGGCTGTACACCCAGGCGTACGGCCTGAGCACCATTCGCGTGCTGGGCGCCGCCTTTCTGGTGTGGGTGACCCTCACGCTGGGCTGGCTGGCGCTGTGCCTGTGGCAGGGGCGCGCCGGGCGCTTTGCCTTTCCCGCGCTGCTGCTGGGCTTTGGCCTGCTGCTGGGCACCACCGCCCTGAACCCCGGCGCGCTGATTGCCACCCACAACCTGCACCGCCAGACCGCCGCCGTGACCAACGACCTGCGCCGCACCCCGCAGCAGGCGAACGCCTGGGACCTGCTGAACCTGGGGGCGGGCGCGGTGCCCGCCATCGTGGCGAACCTGGACGTGCTGGCGCCGGGCTGCGGCCCTGCGGCCAACTGCGTGACGCCGCAAACCATCATTGACGACCTGCATGACCGCTACGACGCCCCGCGTGATCCCCGGGCCTGGAACCTCGCTTACGCCCGCGCGCACGCACTCGTACAGGGCCTGCCGCCCCGCAGCCCCTTTAGCCGGTAA